The following coding sequences are from one Streptococcus mitis window:
- a CDS encoding O-acetylhomoserine aminocarboxypropyltransferase/cysteine synthase family protein — translation MTRDFKFETLQLHAGQVVDPATKSRAVPIYQTTSFVFDDTQEGADLFALRKPGNIYTRITNPTTAAFEERIAALEGGVGALATASGMSAVTYTILALAHAGDHVVAASTIYGGTFNLLKETLPRYGITTTFVDVDNLEEVEAAINDNTKLVLIETLGNPLINIPDLEKLAEIAHKHQIPLVSDNTFATPYLINVFSHGVDIAIHSATKFIGGHGTTIGGVIVDSGRFDWAASGKFPQFVEEDPSYHNLSYTRDVGAAAFIIAVRVQLLRDTGAALSPFNAFLLLQGLETLSLRVERHVQNAEKIVDFLVNHPKVEKVNYPKLADSPYHALAEKYLPKGVGSIFTFHVKGGEAEARKVIDHLEIFSDLANVADAKSLVVHPATTTHGQLSEKDLEAAGVTPNQIRLSVGLENVDDLIEDLRLALEKI, via the coding sequence ATGACTCGTGATTTTAAATTTGAAACTTTGCAACTGCATGCTGGTCAAGTTGTGGATCCAGCTACTAAGTCTCGTGCAGTGCCGATTTATCAAACAACATCCTTTGTTTTTGATGACACGCAGGAAGGTGCAGATCTTTTTGCCTTGAGAAAACCAGGGAACATTTATACTCGTATCACCAACCCTACAACAGCTGCCTTTGAAGAAAGAATTGCTGCCCTTGAAGGTGGTGTTGGAGCTCTTGCAACAGCATCAGGTATGTCCGCAGTGACTTATACGATTTTGGCACTTGCCCACGCTGGTGACCATGTAGTAGCAGCCTCAACTATTTACGGTGGAACCTTCAATCTCTTGAAGGAAACCCTTCCTCGTTATGGTATCACAACAACCTTTGTCGATGTTGATAATTTGGAGGAAGTAGAAGCAGCTATCAATGACAATACCAAGCTTGTCTTGATTGAAACCTTGGGCAACCCCTTGATTAACATTCCTGACTTGGAAAAATTGGCTGAGATTGCGCATAAACACCAGATTCCACTCGTTTCGGATAATACCTTTGCCACACCTTACTTGATTAATGTCTTTTCTCACGGTGTAGATATTGCCATTCACTCTGCGACTAAGTTTATCGGTGGCCATGGTACGACTATTGGTGGAGTGATCGTTGATAGTGGTCGTTTTGACTGGGCAGCTTCAGGAAAATTCCCTCAATTTGTTGAGGAAGACCCAAGCTATCACAACTTGAGCTATACTCGTGATGTAGGTGCAGCAGCCTTTATTATCGCTGTCCGTGTCCAATTGCTTCGTGATACAGGTGCAGCCTTGTCACCATTTAATGCCTTCCTCTTGCTTCAAGGACTTGAAACCCTTTCACTTCGTGTGGAACGTCATGTACAAAATGCTGAGAAAATTGTTGATTTCCTTGTCAACCATCCTAAGGTAGAAAAAGTCAACTATCCAAAACTTGCAGATAGTCCTTATCATGCCTTGGCTGAGAAATACTTGCCAAAAGGTGTCGGTTCAATCTTTACCTTTCATGTCAAAGGTGGGGAAGCAGAAGCCCGCAAGGTAATTGATCATTTAGAAATCTTCTCTGACCTTGCAAACGTGGCAGATGCTAAGTCTCTTGTTGTTCATCCAGCCACAACCACTCACGGTCAATTGTCAGAAAAAGATCTAGAAGCAGCAGGTGTCACACCAAACCAAATCCGCTTGTCTGTTGGACTTGAAAATGTAGATGATTTGATCGAAGATTTGCGCTTGGCCTTGGAAAAAATTTAA
- the udk gene encoding uridine kinase has product MQNRPIIIGVTGGSGGGKTSVSRAILSHFPDEKISMIEHDSYYKDQSHLTFEERVKTNYDHPFAFDTDLMIEQIKELLAGRPVDIPTYDYTEHTRSSKTYRQEPQDVFIVEGILVLEDKRLRDLMDIKIFVDTDDDVRIIRRIKRDMEERGRSLDSVIDQYLGVVKPMYHQFIEPTKRYADIVIPEGVSNTVAIDLLTTKIEKILEEARNSK; this is encoded by the coding sequence ATGCAAAATAGACCAATCATTATCGGAGTGACAGGTGGTTCTGGTGGTGGTAAGACCAGTGTTTCAAGAGCCATTTTATCGCATTTTCCTGATGAAAAGATTTCCATGATTGAGCATGATTCATACTACAAGGATCAGTCTCATTTGACCTTTGAAGAGCGTGTCAAAACCAACTACGACCATCCTTTTGCCTTTGATACAGACTTGATGATCGAGCAGATTAAGGAATTGTTGGCAGGGCGTCCGGTGGACATTCCGACTTACGACTATACAGAGCATACACGAAGTAGCAAGACCTATCGTCAAGAACCTCAAGATGTCTTTATCGTTGAGGGGATTTTGGTCTTGGAGGATAAGCGCCTGCGCGATTTGATGGATATTAAGATTTTTGTGGATACAGATGATGATGTGCGCATTATTCGTCGGATCAAGCGTGATATGGAAGAGCGTGGCCGTAGCCTTGATAGCGTCATTGACCAGTACTTAGGTGTGGTTAAACCTATGTATCATCAGTTTATCGAACCAACCAAGCGTTATGCTGATATCGTCATTCCTGAAGGGGTCAGCAATACCGTGGCTATTGACCTGTTGACAACCAAGATTGAAAAGATTTTGGAAGAAGCTCGAAACAGCAAATAA
- a CDS encoding DUF2130 domain-containing protein has translation MNEIKCPNCGEVFTVNESQYVELLSQVRTAEFDKELHDRMKQELALAEQKAMNEQQSKLAQKDQEIAQLQSQIQNFDTEKELAKKEVEQTSNQALLAKDKEVQALENQLATLRLEHENQLQKTLSDLEKERDQVKNQLLLQEKENELSLASVKQNYEAQLKAASEQVEFYKNFKAQQSTKAIGESLEHYAESEFNKVRSFAFPNAYFEKDNKVSARGSKGDFIFRESDENGVEIISIMFEMKNEADGTEKKHKNADFYKELDKDRREKNCEYAVLVTMLEADNDYFNTGIVDVSHEYEKMYVVRPQFFIQLIGLLRNAALNSLKYKQELALVREQNIDITHFEEDLDAFKQAFAKNYNSASTNFGKAIDEIDKAIKRMEEVKKFLTTSENQLRLANNKLEDVSVKKLTRKNPTMKAKFEALKGE, from the coding sequence ATGAACGAAATCAAATGCCCCAACTGTGGGGAAGTCTTTACAGTAAATGAAAGTCAGTATGTTGAACTTTTGTCCCAAGTGAGAACAGCAGAGTTTGATAAGGAACTACACGATCGCATGAAGCAGGAACTGGCCTTGGCTGAGCAAAAGGCCATGAATGAGCAACAGTCTAAACTAGCTCAAAAAGACCAAGAAATTGCGCAATTACAGAGTCAAATCCAAAACTTTGATACAGAAAAAGAATTGGCCAAGAAAGAGGTTGAACAGACAAGCAATCAGGCCTTATTGGCTAAGGATAAGGAAGTACAGGCCTTGGAAAACCAATTGGCCACCTTGCGTTTGGAACATGAAAATCAACTGCAAAAGACCCTTTCTGACCTAGAAAAAGAACGAGATCAGGTTAAAAATCAGCTACTTTTGCAAGAAAAGGAAAATGAGTTATCTTTGGCTTCTGTTAAGCAAAACTACGAAGCCCAGCTCAAGGCAGCCAGTGAACAAGTCGAATTTTATAAGAATTTCAAAGCTCAACAATCTACAAAAGCTATCGGGGAAAGTTTGGAACACTATGCGGAGAGTGAGTTTAACAAGGTCCGCAGTTTTGCCTTTCCAAATGCTTACTTTGAGAAGGATAATAAGGTCTCTGCGCGTGGTTCCAAAGGCGACTTTATCTTCCGCGAGAGTGATGAAAATGGTGTTGAAATCATTTCCATCATGTTTGAGATGAAAAATGAAGCTGACGGAACAGAGAAGAAGCACAAGAATGCAGATTTTTACAAGGAATTGGACAAGGACCGTCGGGAGAAGAACTGTGAATATGCGGTTTTGGTGACTATGCTTGAGGCCGATAATGACTACTTTAACACGGGGATTGTTGACGTCAGCCACGAGTATGAAAAGATGTATGTGGTTCGTCCTCAATTCTTTATCCAGTTGATTGGACTCTTGCGTAATGCTGCTCTTAATTCCTTAAAATACAAGCAGGAGTTGGCCTTAGTTCGCGAGCAAAATATAGACATTACGCATTTTGAGGAAGATTTGGATGCCTTTAAACAGGCATTTGCTAAGAACTATAATTCAGCTTCTACCAACTTTGGTAAGGCAATCGATGAAATCGACAAGGCCATAAAACGGATGGAAGAGGTTAAAAAGTTCCTAACAACATCTGAAAACCAACTCCGTCTGGCTAATAATAAGCTGGAAGATGTCTCTGTCAAGAAATTGACACGTAAAAATCCAACCATGAAAGCGAAGTTTGAAGCACTGAAGGGGGAGTGA
- a CDS encoding formate/nitrite transporter family protein has protein sequence MVSSEFISKIEFACKKKESLYSQSKFKYAIRSMFAGAFLTFSTAAGAVGADLINKIAPGSGRFLFPFVFAWGLAYIVFLNAELVTSNMMFLTAGSFLKKISWRKTAEILLYCTLFNLIGALIAGWGFAHSAAYAHLTHDSFISGVVEMKLGRSNELILLEAILANIFVNIAILSFVLVKDGGAKLWLVLSAIYMFVFLTNEHIAANFASFAIVKFSVAADSIANFGIGNMLRHWGVTFVGNFIGGGLLMGLPYAFLNKNEDTYVD, from the coding sequence ATGGTTTCTTCAGAATTTATCTCAAAGATTGAATTTGCTTGCAAGAAGAAAGAAAGTCTTTATAGTCAGAGCAAATTTAAGTATGCGATTCGTTCTATGTTCGCAGGTGCATTTTTAACCTTCAGTACAGCTGCTGGTGCAGTTGGGGCTGATTTGATTAATAAAATTGCACCAGGTAGTGGACGTTTCCTCTTCCCCTTTGTCTTCGCTTGGGGCTTGGCCTACATTGTTTTCTTGAATGCTGAGTTGGTAACATCAAACATGATGTTTTTAACTGCTGGTAGTTTCTTGAAAAAAATCTCTTGGAGAAAAACAGCTGAGATTTTACTTTACTGTACCTTATTCAACCTTATCGGAGCTTTAATAGCAGGTTGGGGCTTTGCCCACTCAGCAGCTTATGCACATCTGACTCACGATAGTTTCATCTCAGGGGTTGTTGAGATGAAGTTAGGCCGTTCAAATGAATTAATCTTGCTTGAGGCGATTTTGGCAAATATTTTCGTAAATATTGCGATTCTTTCATTTGTTTTGGTCAAAGATGGTGGTGCCAAACTTTGGCTTGTGTTGTCAGCGATTTACATGTTTGTATTCTTAACAAACGAGCACATTGCGGCGAACTTTGCTTCTTTCGCGATTGTAAAATTCAGTGTTGCTGCTGACTCAATTGCTAACTTCGGTATTGGAAATATGCTTCGTCACTGGGGTGTAACCTTCGTTGGAAACTTTATCGGAGGAGGCCTCTTGATGGGTCTTCCATATGCCTTCCTCAATAAAAATGAAGATACTTATGTAGATTAA
- the xseA gene encoding exodeoxyribonuclease VII large subunit: MEKYLSVTTLTKYLKMKFDKDPYLERVYLTGQVSNFRKRPTHQYFSLKDDHAVIQATIWSGIYQKLGFDLEEGMKINVIGRVQVYEPSGSYSIIIEKAEPDGVGALAIQFEQLKKKLAEEGLFQERFKQPLPQFSKRIGVVTSRSGAVIRDIITTVSRRFPGVDILLYPTKVQGEGAAEEIARNIVRANQRDDLDLLIIGRGGGSIEDLWAFNEEIVVRAIFESRLPVISSVGHETDVTLADFVADRRAATPTAAAELATPVTKLDVLAHLQNQEKRMATAVRNVLSKKQEALKKCSQSVIFRQPERLYDGYMQRLDQLQLRLKQSLRTRISDNKQVVQARTHRLVQLSPVTKIQRYQDRLGQLDKLLRSQMALVYDAKVAEVKRLSEALLMLDTSRIVARGYAIVKKEESVVDSVESLKKKDQVTLLMRDGQVELEVKDVKTKEI; encoded by the coding sequence ATGGAAAAGTATTTATCGGTAACAACTTTGACCAAGTATCTGAAAATGAAATTCGATAAAGACCCTTACTTGGAACGGGTCTATTTAACTGGTCAAGTTTCCAATTTTCGTAAACGACCTACTCACCAATATTTCTCCCTAAAAGATGACCATGCAGTTATTCAAGCGACCATCTGGTCTGGAATTTATCAGAAATTAGGTTTCGACCTGGAAGAAGGGATGAAGATCAATGTGATTGGGCGTGTGCAGGTCTATGAGCCAAGTGGAAGCTACTCCATTATCATTGAAAAGGCAGAGCCTGATGGGGTTGGGGCGCTTGCGATTCAGTTTGAACAACTCAAGAAAAAATTGGCAGAAGAAGGCCTGTTTCAAGAGAGGTTCAAGCAACCTCTGCCCCAATTTTCTAAGAGAATTGGTGTAGTAACCAGTCGCAGTGGAGCCGTTATTCGAGATATTATCACGACCGTCAGCAGGCGCTTTCCAGGTGTCGATATTCTTCTCTATCCGACCAAGGTTCAAGGTGAAGGGGCTGCGGAGGAAATTGCTCGAAATATTGTGCGAGCTAATCAACGGGACGATTTGGACTTGCTGATTATTGGTCGTGGCGGAGGTTCCATAGAGGATCTCTGGGCTTTTAACGAGGAAATTGTGGTACGAGCTATTTTTGAGTCTCGTTTGCCAGTTATTTCTAGTGTGGGACATGAGACGGATGTGACCTTGGCAGATTTTGTTGCAGATCGACGAGCTGCAACACCAACGGCTGCAGCTGAACTGGCAACACCTGTGACCAAGTTGGATGTATTAGCTCATTTGCAAAATCAGGAAAAGCGGATGGCAACAGCAGTCCGAAATGTCCTATCGAAGAAACAAGAAGCTTTAAAAAAATGCAGTCAGTCTGTTATCTTTAGACAGCCAGAGCGCTTGTATGACGGTTATATGCAACGCTTGGATCAACTGCAACTGCGCTTAAAACAAAGTTTGCGAACACGGATTTCTGATAACAAACAAGTCGTCCAAGCAAGGACGCATCGACTGGTACAATTATCACCTGTTACTAAAATACAACGTTATCAAGATCGTCTTGGTCAGTTGGACAAGCTCCTCCGTAGTCAAATGGCTTTGGTTTATGATGCCAAGGTTGCTGAGGTGAAACGACTTTCGGAAGCCTTGCTGATGTTGGATACCAGTCGAATCGTGGCGCGTGGTTATGCTATTGTCAAAAAAGAAGAGTCCGTTGTGGATTCGGTTGAGAGTTTGAAGAAAAAAGATCAAGTAACGCTTTTGATGCGGGATGGTCAAGTAGAATTAGAGGTTAAAGATGTCAAAACAAAAGAAATTTGA
- the truB gene encoding tRNA pseudouridine(55) synthase TruB — protein MNGIINLKKEAGMTSHDAVFKLRKILGTKKIGHGGTLDPDVVGVLPIAVGKATRMVEFMQDEGKVYEGKITLGYSTTTEDASGEVVAETPVLSPLDEKLVDEAIASLTGPITQIPPMYSAVKVNGRKLYEYARAGQEVERPERQVTIYQFERTSPISYEGNLARFTFRVKCSKGTYIRTLSVDLGEKLGYAAHMSHLTRTSAAGLQLEDALTLEEIAEKVEAGQLDFLHPLEIGTGDLVKVFLTQEEAAEVRFGRFIELEQTEQELAAFEDDKLLSILEKRDNLYKPRKVFS, from the coding sequence ATGAACGGTATTATCAACTTAAAAAAAGAAGCGGGCATGACCTCGCATGATGCGGTTTTTAAACTGCGTAAGATTTTGGGAACCAAGAAGATTGGTCATGGTGGAACCTTGGATCCGGATGTGGTGGGTGTTTTGCCCATTGCGGTTGGCAAGGCAACACGCATGGTCGAGTTTATGCAGGATGAGGGCAAGGTCTATGAGGGGAAAATCACTCTGGGCTATTCCACGACGACAGAGGATGCTAGTGGGGAAGTGGTCGCAGAGACACCTGTTTTATCGCCCTTGGATGAAAAGCTTGTTGATGAAGCAATCGCCAGTCTGACTGGGCCTATTACCCAGATTCCACCTATGTATTCGGCTGTAAAGGTCAATGGTCGCAAGCTTTATGAGTATGCGCGTGCTGGCCAAGAAGTGGAGCGTCCAGAACGTCAGGTGACCATTTATCAATTTGAGCGGACAAGTCCGATTTCTTATGAGGGGAATCTAGCACGTTTTACTTTTCGTGTGAAATGCAGCAAGGGGACTTACATCCGTACCTTGTCTGTTGATTTGGGAGAAAAATTGGGTTATGCGGCCCATATGTCTCACTTAACACGTACTAGTGCAGCTGGTTTGCAACTAGAAGATGCTCTTACCTTGGAAGAAATTGCTGAAAAAGTGGAGGCTGGTCAATTGGACTTTCTTCATCCTCTAGAGATTGGGACAGGCGACCTTGTCAAAGTTTTCCTAACTCAAGAAGAGGCTGCAGAAGTGCGCTTTGGTCGTTTTATCGAACTCGAACAAACAGAACAAGAATTAGCTGCCTTTGAAGATGATAAATTACTATCTATTCTAGAAAAGCGAGACAATTTATACAAGCCAAGGAAGGTTTTTAGCTGA